Proteins encoded by one window of Marixanthomonas sp. SCSIO 43207:
- a CDS encoding 4'-phosphopantetheinyl transferase family protein, whose protein sequence is MPLYKTITVNNTTKVLIWKIEESYEFLSDGISLTNHCQKRVDGMKSDIHRRGFMSVRHLLNQAGYTDHDLYYDDKGKPHLKDDKHISITHSFIFSAIIISDQEVGIDIEKQRQKILKIAHKFTPIQEYRTLANDDAVMRKLTMVWGAKESLYKSFARKGVSFLEHIYVEDFRFEDMQSTAEVSFEDKEETYDVWFLEFEGFTCAYALISEKIR, encoded by the coding sequence ATGCCACTTTACAAAACTATAACAGTAAATAATACGACTAAAGTCCTGATTTGGAAGATTGAAGAATCCTATGAGTTCCTTTCCGATGGAATTTCACTCACCAATCATTGCCAAAAACGGGTTGATGGTATGAAAAGTGACATACATAGGCGTGGCTTTATGAGTGTAAGGCATTTATTAAACCAAGCCGGTTACACAGATCATGATTTATATTATGATGATAAGGGAAAACCACACTTAAAAGACGATAAACATATCTCTATTACCCATTCTTTTATTTTTTCAGCAATTATTATTAGTGATCAAGAGGTAGGAATAGATATTGAAAAACAACGACAAAAAATCTTAAAAATAGCACATAAATTCACTCCTATTCAAGAATACAGAACCCTTGCAAATGATGATGCTGTAATGCGAAAACTCACTATGGTTTGGGGCGCAAAAGAATCATTATACAAAAGCTTTGCTCGTAAAGGAGTAAGCTTTCTAGAGCATATTTATGTAGAAGACTTTCGTTTTGAAGACATGCAGTCTACTGCCGAAGTTTCATTTGAAGATAAAGAAGAAACCTACGATGTTTGGTTTT